One window of Hypanus sabinus isolate sHypSab1 chromosome 18, sHypSab1.hap1, whole genome shotgun sequence genomic DNA carries:
- the eif2b1 gene encoding translation initiation factor eIF-2B subunit alpha isoform X1, translating into MSGGSYSRGNSCMRWSRRIGTMEEEELVDYFKTQMKENEDVASAVAAIRTLLEFLKRDRGETIQGLRENLKEAIKILCSVDSSVAVSSGGELFLRFISLTSLEHPDYSICKKTMIDRGELYLKKISVSRDKIANLCSAFINDGAKILTHSSSRVVLRVLEKAAKAKKRFSVYITESQPDSSGLKSAERLRKLNIPVTVILDASVGCIMEKVDLLLVGAEGVVESGGIINKIGTYQMAVCGKSHNKPFYVVAESFKFVRLYPLNQQDVPDRFKYTAEILKSAKNLAEEHPTVDYTPPSFITLLFTDLGVLTPSAVSDELIKLYL; encoded by the exons ATGAGCGGCGGCTCCTATTCGCGGGGGAACAGTTGTATGCGGTGGTCACGGAGGATCGGCACGATGGAGGAGGAGG AGCTTGTGGACTATTTCAAAACGCAAATGAAGGAGAACGAAGATGTCGCTTCTGCAGTTGCCGCAATTCGTACCTTGCTGGAGTTCTTGAAGAGAGATAGAG GAGAGACCATTCAAGGGCTGAGAGAGAACCTGAAGGAAGCCATTAAAATCCTGTGCAGCGTAGACTCGTCAGTGGCAGTGTCTTCAGGTGGCGAACTCTTCCTCCGCTTCATCAGTCTTACATCGCTGGAACACCCG GATTACTCAATATGCAAAAAGACGATGATAGACAGAGGGGAGCTTTATTTGAAAAAAATTTCTGTTTCAAGGGATAAGATTGCAAACCTCTGTTCTGCCTTTATAAACGATGGCGCA AAAATCTTGACCCACTCTTCCTCACGGGTGGTCCTGCGAGTGCTGGAGAAAGCGGCCAAGGCCAAGAAACGCTTCAGTGTCTACATCACAGAATCGCAACCTGATTCTTCAGG ACTGAAAAGTGCAGAAAGACTGAGGAAGCTGAACATCCCAGTGACGGTGATCTTAGATGCTTCAGTTGG GTGCATTATGGAGAAAGTGGATCTGTTGCTGGTCGGAGCCGAGGGAGTGGTAGAAAGTGGCGGAATTATTAACAAG atTGGAACATACCAAATGGCAGTATGTGGAAAATCACACAACAAACCCTTCTACGTGGTGGCTGAGAGTTTCAAATTCGTCCGGCTTTATCCCCTCAATCAGCAAGATGTTCCTGATCGCTTTAAG tACACAGCAGAGATATTAAAATCGGCAAAGAAccttgcagaagagcatcccacAGTGGACTACACCCCGCCATCGTTCATTACCCTTTTGTTCACTGATCTAGGTGTTCTCACACCTTCAGCTGTTAGTGATGAACTAATTAAACTCTATTTGTAA
- the eif2b1 gene encoding translation initiation factor eIF-2B subunit alpha isoform X2: MIMSENPSGSALFFDGDGQCGTTELVDYFKTQMKENEDVASAVAAIRTLLEFLKRDRGETIQGLRENLKEAIKILCSVDSSVAVSSGGELFLRFISLTSLEHPDYSICKKTMIDRGELYLKKISVSRDKIANLCSAFINDGAKILTHSSSRVVLRVLEKAAKAKKRFSVYITESQPDSSGLKSAERLRKLNIPVTVILDASVGCIMEKVDLLLVGAEGVVESGGIINKIGTYQMAVCGKSHNKPFYVVAESFKFVRLYPLNQQDVPDRFKYTAEILKSAKNLAEEHPTVDYTPPSFITLLFTDLGVLTPSAVSDELIKLYL; the protein is encoded by the exons ATGATAATGTCCGAGAATCCATCAGGATCAGCGTTATTTTTTGATGGAGACGGGCAATGTGGCACAACTG AGCTTGTGGACTATTTCAAAACGCAAATGAAGGAGAACGAAGATGTCGCTTCTGCAGTTGCCGCAATTCGTACCTTGCTGGAGTTCTTGAAGAGAGATAGAG GAGAGACCATTCAAGGGCTGAGAGAGAACCTGAAGGAAGCCATTAAAATCCTGTGCAGCGTAGACTCGTCAGTGGCAGTGTCTTCAGGTGGCGAACTCTTCCTCCGCTTCATCAGTCTTACATCGCTGGAACACCCG GATTACTCAATATGCAAAAAGACGATGATAGACAGAGGGGAGCTTTATTTGAAAAAAATTTCTGTTTCAAGGGATAAGATTGCAAACCTCTGTTCTGCCTTTATAAACGATGGCGCA AAAATCTTGACCCACTCTTCCTCACGGGTGGTCCTGCGAGTGCTGGAGAAAGCGGCCAAGGCCAAGAAACGCTTCAGTGTCTACATCACAGAATCGCAACCTGATTCTTCAGG ACTGAAAAGTGCAGAAAGACTGAGGAAGCTGAACATCCCAGTGACGGTGATCTTAGATGCTTCAGTTGG GTGCATTATGGAGAAAGTGGATCTGTTGCTGGTCGGAGCCGAGGGAGTGGTAGAAAGTGGCGGAATTATTAACAAG atTGGAACATACCAAATGGCAGTATGTGGAAAATCACACAACAAACCCTTCTACGTGGTGGCTGAGAGTTTCAAATTCGTCCGGCTTTATCCCCTCAATCAGCAAGATGTTCCTGATCGCTTTAAG tACACAGCAGAGATATTAAAATCGGCAAAGAAccttgcagaagagcatcccacAGTGGACTACACCCCGCCATCGTTCATTACCCTTTTGTTCACTGATCTAGGTGTTCTCACACCTTCAGCTGTTAGTGATGAACTAATTAAACTCTATTTGTAA